Proteins co-encoded in one Halobacteriovoraceae bacterium genomic window:
- the fabG gene encoding 3-oxoacyl-ACP reductase FabG: MSAIYSDLENKTILVTGATRGIGRAIALELAHQKSHVIFNFREGKEQAAQDLVNEIKSIGAKADALMFDLTNLEQMNHALSEFSKTGNLIQGLVNNAGISKDTLLLRVKENDVDSLINTNLKGPIMLTQSLSRQFLKAQNVSIVNMSSIVGLMGNTAQAIYSASKSGLLGFTKSIAKELGGKNIRCNAVCPGFITTDMTDGLDEKIKEHYITGIPMRRFGEAQEVASLVSFLLSNSSSYITGEVIKVDGGMYI, encoded by the coding sequence CCTTGTTACAGGAGCAACAAGGGGAATAGGAAGGGCCATTGCCCTTGAGTTGGCCCATCAAAAGTCCCATGTCATTTTTAATTTTCGAGAAGGTAAAGAACAGGCCGCCCAAGATTTGGTAAATGAAATAAAATCAATTGGAGCAAAGGCCGATGCTTTGATGTTTGATCTTACAAATTTAGAGCAAATGAATCATGCTTTAAGTGAGTTCTCCAAAACTGGAAATCTTATCCAAGGGCTAGTCAACAATGCTGGTATTTCAAAAGATACATTATTACTAAGAGTTAAAGAAAACGATGTTGATTCACTTATCAACACAAATTTAAAAGGCCCAATCATGCTCACACAGTCTCTGAGTCGTCAATTTCTGAAGGCCCAGAATGTGTCTATCGTAAATATGAGTTCTATTGTTGGACTCATGGGAAATACTGCACAGGCCATCTATTCTGCTTCAAAATCTGGTTTACTAGGATTTACAAAATCAATTGCAAAAGAGTTAGGAGGCAAAAATATCAGATGCAACGCAGTGTGTCCAGGTTTTATCACAACTGATATGACTGATGGACTTGATGAAAAGATAAAAGAACATTATATTACCGGGATACCAATGAGAAGATTTGGCGAAGCACAAGAAGTTGCCTCATTGGTTTCATTTCTCCTTAGTAATTCATCCAGTTATATAACTGGAGAAGTTATTAAGGTAGATGGTGGGATGTACATTTAA
- the acpP gene encoding acyl carrier protein yields MEERVIRIISEATKVDPSKINASTSFSDDLNLDSLDIVELVMKMEDEFQIEIPEEDAEGLKKVSDVISYLETKQ; encoded by the coding sequence ATGGAAGAAAGAGTAATAAGAATAATCAGTGAAGCTACAAAAGTTGACCCTTCTAAAATCAATGCTAGCACAAGTTTTTCTGATGACCTTAACCTTGATTCATTGGACATTGTAGAACTTGTAATGAAAATGGAAGACGAGTTTCAAATAGAAATTCCTGAAGAGGATGCAGAAGGACTTAAAAAAGTTTCTGATGTTATCAGCTACTTGGAAACAAAACAATAG